The DNA segment GATTGCATGGCGCGGCGCCGCCAACCATAAGAGGCCAAAGTTGGTTTGGGGAGCGGCATGACCAAAGTATCGATCGGCAAGGCTTGGGAAGAAAGCAGCGCGTTTCTTGGGCGCGAGGCCCGGCTGGTTGCGCCGGTGGCCCTGGCTATGTTCGCAGTGCCCGCCGCGCTTGCAGCCTGGATTAACCCGACCGGCCAGCCGGCCGGCGACCTTTCCGGCCTGTTGATCATGCTCTTCGTCCTTGCCACGGCGCTGATCGGACAGATGGCGATCGCCGCGATGGCCATCGGGTGGACTGGAAGCGTGGGCGGCGCGCTCGGCAAGGCGGCGGGCAGGGCGCCCGCGCTGTTCGGCGCCGCCCTGATGGTATTCCTGCCATTGGCGATTGCCGCGGCGATCCTGCTCGTCCTGCTGCTCGGCAATGCCGGGCTGACCGATCCTGCCAGCATCAGTGCCGAGACCATGGCCCAGGTTCCTGGCCTGGCACCGTTCATGCTGGTGATGATGCTGGTATTCCTGTTCGTCGCGACGCGGCTGATGCCGATGTCGGCCGTCGCCATCACCGAAACCGGCAACCCCTTGCGCATCGTCGGGCGATGTTTCGCGCTGACCAAAGGCAATTTCTTCCGCCTGTTCGTGCTGCTGATGCTGATCCTTGTCGCTGCGATGGTAGCCGGCGGGGCGGTCACCGCGGTGGTCGGTTCGCTCGTTGTACTGGCGATGGGTGACGTGCAGCCGCTCAACCTGCCTGCGCTGCTGATCGCGCTGGCCGAAGGCATCGTCGGGGCAATGATTACCGCGGTTGCGGCGACGATGGTCGCGCGGATCTATGTTCAGCTTAACACCGGTCAGGCGGGCGTTCCCGACGTCGACCGCGCCGACTAGCTATTTCCAGCGTGCAAGCGGCGGCAAGCTCATCAGGATCGCGTCGATGTTGCCGCCGGTCTTGAGGCCGAACAGCGTGCCTCGGTCGTAAAGCAGGTTGAACTCGACATAGCGGCCTCGAAATTCGAGCAATTGGTCCATGTCGGAATCGGTAAACGGAGTCTCCATCCGCTTGCGCACGATCTGCGGGAAGATGTCGAGAAAGGCCTCGCCGACGTCCCGGGTGAAGGCGAAATGCTGGTCGAAATGACCTTCCAGCCGGTCGTAGAAGATGCCGCCGACGCCGCGCGCGCAATTGCGGTGCGGCAGCCAGAAATACTCCTCCGCCCACTGTGAGAATCGCGGGTAGAAAGTCGGATCGTGCGCCGCGCAGGCCGCGCGCAGCCGGGCGTGGAAGGCGTTTGTGTCCTCGTCATTGGGAATCGCCGGGTTGAGGTCCGCGCCCCCGCCGAACCAGCGGCGTGTGGTGGTCAGGAAGCGGGTGTTCATGTGCACCGCCGGCGCGTGCGGGTTGGCCATGTGCGCAACCAAGCTGATGCCGGTGGCGAAGAAACTGGGATCTTCTTCCGCGCCGGGGATCTGGCGAGCGAATTCGGGGGAGAATCGCCCGCCGACTGTCGAAACATTGACCCCGACCTTTTCGAAGATCTTGCCTGCCATTTGTCCGCGCACGCCGCCTCCGCCGGGCGATCCGTCATCATCGCTGCGGTCCCAAGGAATGAATTCGAAGGTCGCGTCGCTGCCCGCTTCCTGTTCGATGGCTTCGAATTCTGCGCAGATCCTGTCGCGCAGTGATTCGAACCAGCTCCGTGCGGCCTGTTGCTGGTCGTCGAGGGGCTTCATCGAGGCAGCCTTCCGGTCTGGCGCAGCGCTTCTCCCAGGGCGAGCGCGGCGGAGGTGGCAAGGTTAAACGATCGGACGCCGGCGCGGATCGGGATTCGCAGCCGGGCGTCACTTGCGGTTGCGACATGATCCGGAACCCCGGCGCTTTCCTTGCCGAACAGCAGCACATCATCGGGCGCAAAGGAAAATGCATAGGGCGAGGAGGGGCCCTTCGTGGTGAACAGGATCATCCGGCCGGTCAGGGTCGCGTGAAAGTCGGCGAAATTCGCATGGCGGGTCACTTCGACATGGTCGATATAATCCATAGCCGTGCGCCTTACCCTTTTATCGTCCCAGGCAAAGCCCATCGGCTCGATCAGGTCGACCGCGACGCCCATGCAGGCCCCGAGCCGCAGCACGGCGCCGACATTGCCGGCAATTTCCGGTTCGAACAGGGCAAGGCGCATCATCGCCCGATAGTCGCTCCTCGCTTTGCCGCACAAGTCGGGCAATTTGACCATTTGCATAAGCGCGGGCAGGCGCTATCAGGCCCGCCAACCGCTCCGGACCTGCCGGAGAGGGTCGTATCCGATGCCTGTCGGCATCCGCCAAATTCGGTCTTAAGGGTGAGCATGGCCACGCTGGAAGAAACCAACGTCGCGCAAGTGGAGGCAGATCATAGCCTGCGCCGCCGCGATTTCATCAATATCGCCGCTGTCAGCTTCGCGGGCGTCGGCGCAGTTGCCGTCGCGCTGCCGCTGGTCAACCAGATGAACCCGCCGGCCGACGTGCTTGCACTCGCTTCGACCGAAGTCGATATTTCCAAGATTGCGCCGGGGCAGGCGATCAAGACCGTGTGGCGCAAGCAACCGGTGTTCGTGCGCAACCTGACCCCGCAGGAAATCGTCGAGGCCAACAAGGTCGATGTTTCCTCGCTTCGCGATCCGCAAAGCCTTGCCGAGCGGACCAAGCCGGGCAAGGAAAACTGGCTGATCACGCTTGGCGTGTGCACCCATCTGGGCTGCGTTCCGCTGGGCGTCGCGGCTGGCGAGAATCGCGGCGAATATGGCGGCTATTTCTGCCCCTGCCACGGCTCGCACTACGACACCGCGGCCCGAATCCGCAAAGGCCCGGCGCCGACCAACCTGGTCGTACCGGAGTATGAATTCACCTCCGACACCGTCGTGACCATCGGTTAAGGAACCCGACGCCATGAGCTTTGCCTGGGCCAAGCCCTATGAACCCAAGACGGAATTGGGTCGCTGGATCGACAATCGGCTTCCCCTGCCGCGGCTGGTCTATAACGCCGTCGGCGGCGGCTATCCGGTGCCGCGCAACCTCAATTACGGTTGGAACTTCGGTGTCCTAAGCGGCATCTTCCTGACCATCCAGATCGTCACCGGCATCGTCCTGGCGATGTGGTACTATGCTTCTGCCGATGGCGCGTTCAATTCGATCGAGCACATCATGCGCGACGTGAATGCGGGCTGGCTGATGCGCTATGCCCACGCCAACGGCGCGAGCTTCTTCTTCATCGTCGTCTACATCCATATTTTCCGCGGCCTGTTCTACGGCTCCTACAAGGCGCCGCGCGAGATGGTGTGGATGCTTGGGCTGGTGATCTACCTCTTGATGATGGCCACGGCCTTCATGGGCTATGTCCTTCCCTGGGGGCAGATGAGCTATTGGGGTGCGCAGGTCATCACCGGCTTCTTCTCGGCGATCCCGGTCGTCGGTGAACCGATCCGCGTGTGGCTGCTTGGCGGCTACGCGCCGGACCAGGCCGCTCTGTCGCGCTTTTTCTCGCTCCACTATCTACTGCCATTCGTTATCGCCGGCGTGGTCGTGCTGCACATCTGGTCGCTGCACATTCCGGGATCGGGAAATCCGACCGGTGTCGATGTGAAGAGCGAAAAGGATACGCTGCCGTTCCACCCCTTCTACACGGCGAAGGACGGCTGGTTCGTCGGCCTGTTCCTTATCCTGTATTGCGCGGTGCTGTTCTTTGCGCCGAACGCCCTGGGGCATCCGGACAATTATATTCCGGCTAACCCGCTGGCGACCCCGGCGCATATCGTTCCCGAATGGTATTTCTGGCCGTTCTACGCGATCCTGCGCGCCTTCACCTTCGACCTGATCCTTCCGGCGAAGCTGTGGGGCGTGCTGGCGATGTTCGGCTCGATCCTGTTGCTGTTCTTCCTGCCCTGGCTGGACAAGTCGCCGGTTCGCTCGGGTCATTACCGGCCGGTGTTCAAGCGCTTCTTCTGGATCCTGATGCTCGACATCGCGGTGCTCGGTTTCTGCGGCGTGATGCCGGCGGAACAGCCCTACGTCGCCATCAGCCAGATCGCGACCGCCTATTATTTCGCGCACTTCCTCATCATTTTGCCGCTCGTTTCCAAATTCGAGCGCACGCTGCCGCTGCCCAATTCCATTTCGGAATCGGTCCTGCACGGCGAGGCTGAGGAAGCGGCTCCGCTGGGCTCTACGCCCGCGGCAGCTCAATAAGGGGAATCGGGGACCATGGTCCGTATCATCGCTTTTCTCGTCGGCCTGGTTTTCGCGGGCGTTGCGCTCATCAGCCTGACGGCCGACGCCATCGGCTTTTTCAGAACGCCGCCGTCACCGACCGCGGAACATGAGTTCCATCGCGAACCGAAGAAGCTGGCGCTGTCGTCCAACGGGCCGCTGGGCAAGTTTGACCGCCAGCAGCTTCAGCGCGGCTATCAGGTCTACAAGGAAGTCTGCGCGGCCTGCCACGGGCTTAGCCTAGTCTCTTTCCGCGATCTCGCCGCGCTCGGCTA comes from the Sphingomonas xanthus genome and includes:
- a CDS encoding tRNA (cytidine(34)-2'-O)-methyltransferase, giving the protein MRLALFEPEIAGNVGAVLRLGACMGVAVDLIEPMGFAWDDKRVRRTAMDYIDHVEVTRHANFADFHATLTGRMILFTTKGPSSPYAFSFAPDDVLLFGKESAGVPDHVATASDARLRIPIRAGVRSFNLATSAALALGEALRQTGRLPR
- the petA gene encoding ubiquinol-cytochrome c reductase iron-sulfur subunit, with protein sequence MATLEETNVAQVEADHSLRRRDFINIAAVSFAGVGAVAVALPLVNQMNPPADVLALASTEVDISKIAPGQAIKTVWRKQPVFVRNLTPQEIVEANKVDVSSLRDPQSLAERTKPGKENWLITLGVCTHLGCVPLGVAAGENRGEYGGYFCPCHGSHYDTAARIRKGPAPTNLVVPEYEFTSDTVVTIG
- a CDS encoding cytochrome b, which codes for MSFAWAKPYEPKTELGRWIDNRLPLPRLVYNAVGGGYPVPRNLNYGWNFGVLSGIFLTIQIVTGIVLAMWYYASADGAFNSIEHIMRDVNAGWLMRYAHANGASFFFIVVYIHIFRGLFYGSYKAPREMVWMLGLVIYLLMMATAFMGYVLPWGQMSYWGAQVITGFFSAIPVVGEPIRVWLLGGYAPDQAALSRFFSLHYLLPFVIAGVVVLHIWSLHIPGSGNPTGVDVKSEKDTLPFHPFYTAKDGWFVGLFLILYCAVLFFAPNALGHPDNYIPANPLATPAHIVPEWYFWPFYAILRAFTFDLILPAKLWGVLAMFGSILLLFFLPWLDKSPVRSGHYRPVFKRFFWILMLDIAVLGFCGVMPAEQPYVAISQIATAYYFAHFLIILPLVSKFERTLPLPNSISESVLHGEAEEAAPLGSTPAAAQ
- the hemF gene encoding oxygen-dependent coproporphyrinogen oxidase yields the protein MKPLDDQQQAARSWFESLRDRICAEFEAIEQEAGSDATFEFIPWDRSDDDGSPGGGGVRGQMAGKIFEKVGVNVSTVGGRFSPEFARQIPGAEEDPSFFATGISLVAHMANPHAPAVHMNTRFLTTTRRWFGGGADLNPAIPNDEDTNAFHARLRAACAAHDPTFYPRFSQWAEEYFWLPHRNCARGVGGIFYDRLEGHFDQHFAFTRDVGEAFLDIFPQIVRKRMETPFTDSDMDQLLEFRGRYVEFNLLYDRGTLFGLKTGGNIDAILMSLPPLARWK